A window from Staphylococcus succinus encodes these proteins:
- a CDS encoding MazG nucleotide pyrophosphohydrolase domain-containing protein, whose protein sequence is MARHITIVGLGNYGLDDLPLGIYKYLKKQSTVYTRTLDHPVINELKEDIEFRSFDAQYEAHKSFDDVYESIVKNLIAASEHENVVYTVPGHPRVAETTTVKLEAYAKAHNDIQIEVLGGKSFIDDIFEAVKIDPNDGFTMLDATAIKANQLNIRTHTLITQVYSPMTAGDLKVTLMERYDDEQIVYIVDGAKHNDANVIETPLFELDHYASIFSNLTSVLIPKVEQEVFYYSDFYFAANIIDQLVDEEQGCPWDKVQTHHTLKRYLLEESFELFEAIDNEDDWHIIEELGDILLQVLLHTSIGKKEGYLDINEVIESLSAKMIRRHPHIFGDADAKGMDDLKNIWADAKAKEGKTQRVKFEKVFAEHFLKLYDKTKNMSLDEDALKRLLEQGGEGI, encoded by the coding sequence ATGGCACGTCATATTACAATTGTAGGTTTAGGGAACTATGGTCTCGATGATTTACCTTTAGGTATATATAAATACTTGAAAAAACAATCGACAGTATATACGCGAACGTTAGACCACCCTGTAATTAATGAATTGAAAGAAGATATAGAATTCAGAAGTTTTGATGCTCAATATGAAGCACACAAATCGTTTGATGATGTTTATGAGAGTATTGTAAAAAATTTAATAGCAGCTTCAGAGCATGAAAATGTTGTTTATACAGTGCCTGGTCATCCTCGAGTGGCTGAAACAACGACTGTGAAATTAGAAGCATATGCAAAGGCGCATAACGATATTCAAATTGAAGTTTTAGGTGGCAAAAGCTTTATTGATGATATTTTTGAAGCGGTTAAAATAGATCCCAATGATGGTTTTACAATGCTAGATGCAACAGCAATAAAAGCGAATCAATTAAATATTCGTACCCATACACTCATAACGCAAGTATATAGCCCCATGACGGCAGGCGATTTAAAAGTTACCTTAATGGAAAGGTATGACGATGAACAAATCGTGTATATTGTAGATGGCGCAAAACACAATGACGCCAATGTTATAGAGACGCCATTATTTGAATTAGATCATTATGCATCAATTTTTAGTAACTTAACTAGCGTACTGATTCCTAAAGTTGAGCAAGAAGTGTTCTACTACAGTGATTTCTATTTTGCTGCCAATATCATAGACCAGCTTGTGGATGAAGAACAAGGTTGTCCGTGGGATAAAGTGCAAACACATCATACATTGAAACGTTATTTATTGGAAGAGTCGTTTGAATTATTTGAAGCCATAGATAATGAAGACGATTGGCACATTATTGAAGAATTAGGTGACATACTCTTACAAGTATTATTGCATACAAGTATTGGTAAAAAAGAAGGCTACCTTGATATTAATGAGGTCATTGAAAGTCTTTCAGCTAAAATGATACGTAGACACCCTCATATTTTTGGTGACGCAGATGCGAAAGGTATGGATGATTTGAAAAATATTTGGGCAGATGCAAAAGCAAAAGAGGGTAAAACACAAAGAGTGAAATTCGAAAAAGTATTTGCAGAGCATTTCTTGAAGTTGTATGATAAAACAAAAAATATGTCGTTAGACGAGGATGCTTTAAAGCGTCTTTTGGAGCAAGGAGGAGAAGGAATATGA
- a CDS encoding polysaccharide biosynthesis protein, whose protein sequence is MKSKSDKNTAFNGVVALTLALVIVKILSAIYRVPYQNILGDEGLYAYQQIYPIVALGVILTMNAIPSAITQSFDTVGQVRQYTKVLINLQMISAVFFLILLVSAKWVASLMGDANLTPMLRAASFSFLFIGILGVYRGYYQAQKMMNAPALSQVIEQFVRVSIIMVAVVLFMTYQWSIYAAGTLAIAGSAAGFLASSLFLIKQKPFKLTRPDAQSNIEWRKLALAIIVFAVSQLIVIVWQVVDSFTVLHALKSTGLDFQQATTQKGIYDRGASFIQMGLIVTTTFSFVLIPLLTEAIKEKHDILTNRYANASIKITVMFSVAAGVGLINLLPVMNTVFFKNDSLTGTLAIYMLTVICVSLIMMDIALLQVKQQVRVVLFAFMMGVISKVLLNVILIPHLLMLGGSLSTVISLVLFTLILHFNVLKHYKFQTMRKFVFKLILTMLMLSIAVQVTMWLIPTHGRIGGLIELLIAASIGVLVILFATIHLQLLSYRELKHLPFGNKLYHMKRGKH, encoded by the coding sequence ATGAAGTCTAAGTCTGATAAAAATACGGCCTTTAATGGCGTAGTTGCACTTACTTTAGCCCTTGTTATTGTTAAAATTTTAAGTGCTATTTATCGCGTCCCATATCAAAATATATTGGGTGATGAAGGGTTATACGCATATCAACAAATATATCCCATTGTTGCTTTAGGTGTTATTTTGACAATGAATGCGATTCCGAGTGCAATTACACAATCATTTGATACTGTAGGTCAAGTAAGACAATATACGAAAGTATTGATAAACTTACAAATGATTAGTGCTGTGTTTTTCTTGATTTTACTTGTAAGTGCTAAATGGGTCGCGTCGTTAATGGGTGATGCCAACTTGACCCCAATGCTTAGAGCGGCAAGTTTTAGTTTTTTATTTATTGGAATACTAGGCGTATATAGAGGCTACTATCAAGCACAAAAAATGATGAATGCACCTGCACTATCACAAGTGATTGAGCAATTTGTACGTGTGTCGATTATAATGGTAGCTGTTGTATTATTTATGACGTACCAATGGTCGATATATGCAGCAGGAACTTTAGCAATTGCTGGTTCGGCAGCAGGGTTTTTAGCTTCTAGTCTATTTCTAATAAAACAAAAGCCGTTTAAACTGACAAGACCAGACGCTCAGTCAAATATTGAATGGCGAAAATTAGCATTGGCAATTATCGTTTTTGCAGTCAGCCAACTTATTGTTATTGTCTGGCAAGTTGTAGATAGTTTCACTGTATTACATGCATTAAAAAGTACAGGCTTGGATTTTCAACAAGCAACGACCCAAAAAGGGATATATGATAGAGGTGCTTCCTTTATACAAATGGGGTTGATTGTAACGACTACATTTAGTTTCGTGCTTATTCCCTTACTGACAGAAGCAATAAAAGAGAAGCACGATATCCTAACTAATCGTTATGCAAATGCGTCTATTAAGATTACGGTTATGTTTAGTGTAGCTGCAGGAGTGGGATTGATTAACTTATTGCCGGTCATGAACACTGTGTTTTTTAAAAATGATAGTTTAACAGGGACATTAGCTATCTATATGCTTACGGTGATATGTGTCTCGCTTATAATGATGGATATTGCATTGCTACAAGTGAAACAGCAAGTGCGCGTGGTCTTATTTGCTTTTATGATGGGTGTTATCAGTAAAGTTTTACTTAATGTTATATTAATACCTCATTTATTGATGCTAGGTGGTAGTTTGAGTACAGTAATATCGTTAGTCTTATTTACACTTATTTTGCATTTTAACGTATTAAAACATTATAAATTTCAAACTATGCGAAAATTTGTCTTTAAATTGATATTAACTATGCTTATGTTATCTATAGCTGTACAAGTGACGATGTGGCTTATTCCAACACATGGGCGTATAGGTGGTTTGATAGAATTATTGATAGCAGCATCTATAGGCGTGTTGGTCATCCTATTTGCTACAATTCATTTACAATTATTAAGTTATAGAGAGTTAAAGCATTTGCCTTTTGGTAATAAGCTATATCATATGAAAAGAGGGAAACACTAA